A genomic segment from Deltaproteobacteria bacterium encodes:
- a CDS encoding DUF948 domain-containing protein has translation MFLEISVAILSIVFLLIAVLSIPFLLQIWRTAKGITETLHMLNESLPGILKNLEEITANINKATHTVNEQIEGLSLVARRIQGLMSIVLDVENILRAAVRLPVFKTLRNALAVATGVKAFMKVFFSSRRSE, from the coding sequence ATGTTTCTCGAAATCAGTGTGGCTATTTTAAGCATCGTATTTCTCCTCATCGCTGTATTGTCCATCCCCTTTCTGTTGCAGATCTGGCGGACCGCAAAGGGTATTACCGAAACCCTGCACATGCTCAATGAAAGTCTGCCCGGTATCCTCAAGAATCTGGAAGAAATTACCGCGAATATCAACAAAGCGACCCATACGGTCAATGAACAGATTGAGGGGCTGTCGCTTGTAGCCAGACGCATTCAGGGGCTCATGAGCATTGTATTGGATGTAGAAAATATCCTACGCGCCGCTGTTCGTCTTCCCGTTTTCAAAACGCTCAGAAATGCTCTCGCGGTTGCGACGGGGGTGAAAGCTTTTATGAAAGTATTTTTCTCTTCCCGTAGATCCGAATAA
- a CDS encoding YtxH domain-containing protein, which translates to MSNRVDDFIKGLLVGGLIGAVIGILYAPKSGKETREDISRKAEELMEKAKEEYEQALEKSKKAYDAAVSRLKQLESSAKEKVGEMEEKVEGLAERGKDTLLDTKGRLKKAIDAGVEAFKEEKEKA; encoded by the coding sequence ATGTCGAATAGAGTCGATGATTTCATTAAAGGTTTGCTTGTTGGGGGATTGATTGGCGCCGTTATCGGGATTCTCTATGCGCCGAAAAGCGGTAAGGAAACGCGGGAGGACATCAGCAGGAAAGCAGAGGAATTGATGGAAAAGGCCAAGGAGGAATACGAGCAGGCTCTGGAAAAAAGTAAAAAAGCTTACGATGCTGCCGTTAGCCGCTTGAAACAACTGGAATCTTCCGCGAAGGAGAAAGTAGGAGAAATGGAGGAAAAGGTTGAAGGGCTGGCTGAACGAGGAAAAGACACACTGCTCGACACGAAAGGCCGCCTGAAGAAAGCGATAGATGCGGGTGTTGAAGCCTTTAAGGAAGAAAAAGAGAAGGCGTAA
- the mazG gene encoding nucleoside triphosphate pyrophosphohydrolase, with product MKKTSCQAEAALKRLLEIIQTLRSPDGCLWDKKQTKEDIAKYLLEETYELIDAIDSGSPLALKEEMGDLLFQVLFLARIAEEAGEFNLSDVMEYVAEKMIRRHPHVFGNTKVKNIEEIKANWEDIKKYAENRNEKPCGIFDRIPQSMPSLLRAQKITENASKVGFDWKKTEEVLAKIEEELSEFKAALKTNNAKYIREEIGDLLFSLVNLCRFVDVNAEDALKASLEKFTDRFSYVQKKLTEQGKSLTEASLEEMDDLWNESKLKE from the coding sequence ATGAAAAAAACGTCTTGCCAGGCTGAAGCAGCTCTGAAGAGGCTTCTGGAAATTATTCAAACATTGAGATCTCCCGACGGGTGTCTCTGGGATAAAAAACAGACAAAGGAAGATATCGCAAAATACCTGCTGGAGGAAACCTACGAACTCATCGATGCCATAGACAGCGGTTCTCCGCTAGCCCTCAAAGAAGAAATGGGGGATCTTCTTTTTCAGGTTCTTTTTCTGGCACGTATTGCAGAAGAAGCGGGTGAATTTAACCTCTCCGATGTTATGGAATATGTCGCGGAAAAGATGATAAGAAGGCACCCCCATGTCTTTGGAAATACAAAAGTTAAAAATATCGAGGAGATCAAGGCAAACTGGGAGGACATAAAGAAATATGCGGAAAACAGAAATGAAAAACCGTGCGGCATTTTTGACAGGATACCGCAATCGATGCCGTCTCTCCTCAGGGCACAAAAAATAACCGAGAACGCCTCCAAAGTCGGTTTTGACTGGAAAAAAACGGAAGAAGTCCTGGCTAAAATCGAAGAGGAACTCAGTGAATTCAAGGCTGCCCTGAAAACCAATAACGCAAAGTATATCAGGGAAGAAATTGGCGATCTTTTGTTTTCACTCGTAAATCTCTGTCGATTTGTGGATGTAAATGCCGAAGATGCTCTGAAGGCCTCTCTTGAGAAATTTACCGACAGATTCTCTTACGTCCAAAAAAAGCTCACGGAGCAGGGAAAGAGTCTTACCGAGGCATCACTCGAAGAGATGGATGATCTGTGGAATGAATCGAAATTAAAGGAATGA
- a CDS encoding DUF2065 domain-containing protein: MKYFLCVLGMVFIIEGLPYFAFPEKIKTYLMKLQEMPDSTLRLFGLSAIITGLFLVFFGRS, translated from the coding sequence ATGAAGTATTTTCTCTGTGTGTTGGGAATGGTTTTCATCATCGAAGGACTCCCCTACTTTGCCTTCCCGGAGAAGATCAAGACTTATCTCATGAAATTACAGGAAATGCCTGACTCGACCCTGAGGCTCTTCGGGTTATCTGCAATTATAACGGGGCTTTTTCTCGTGTTTTTCGGAAGAAGTTGA
- the queA gene encoding tRNA preQ1(34) S-adenosylmethionine ribosyltransferase-isomerase QueA, whose product MRLKDFDYYLPEKLIAQRPCDLRDHSRMMVVRRKTEEVDCKVFHNFPDYLQKGDVLVINDSKVIPARLIGKKETGGMIEILLLSRKCEASGPLPTWEVLLRPAKRVRVGTRIVFDGDCEARVIDRVSDKKWIVTFLISVEFDLFLEKYGRAPLPPYIKRNKGSAESPEDIDRYQTIYAKRPGSVAAPTAGLHFSQNILDTLKKNGVHIVPVTLHVGYGTFLPIETDSVEKHVMEEEFFEITKEAAEVINEAKRVIAVGTTSTRVIESAADETGRIKHFSAYTGLFIYPGYRFRRVNALITNFHLPRSSLFMLVCAFAGGDLMVKAYNQAIENQFRFYSYGDCMLIV is encoded by the coding sequence ATGAGATTAAAGGATTTCGACTACTATCTTCCGGAAAAGCTTATCGCCCAGCGCCCCTGTGATCTAAGGGACCATTCCCGGATGATGGTCGTCAGGAGAAAAACCGAAGAGGTTGATTGTAAAGTATTTCATAACTTCCCGGACTATTTACAAAAAGGCGATGTTCTGGTTATTAACGATTCAAAAGTAATTCCGGCGCGGCTCATTGGAAAAAAGGAAACAGGGGGAATGATCGAGATACTCCTTCTGTCAAGAAAATGCGAAGCTTCAGGACCGTTACCGACGTGGGAGGTATTATTAAGACCTGCAAAAAGAGTCCGTGTCGGAACCAGAATAGTGTTTGACGGCGATTGTGAAGCACGGGTTATCGACCGGGTGTCGGACAAAAAATGGATCGTCACATTTCTGATAAGCGTGGAGTTTGATCTTTTTCTGGAAAAATACGGAAGGGCACCTCTGCCTCCCTACATCAAACGAAACAAAGGCAGTGCAGAATCTCCTGAGGATATTGACAGATATCAGACAATCTATGCGAAGCGGCCCGGCTCGGTTGCTGCACCAACCGCGGGTTTGCATTTTTCTCAGAATATCCTCGACACACTCAAAAAAAACGGTGTACACATTGTCCCGGTTACACTCCACGTCGGTTACGGGACATTCCTCCCCATCGAGACAGATAGTGTTGAGAAGCATGTAATGGAAGAGGAGTTCTTCGAGATAACGAAAGAGGCAGCAGAGGTTATCAATGAAGCCAAAAGGGTCATTGCCGTAGGAACCACATCGACAAGGGTTATTGAATCGGCTGCTGACGAAACGGGGAGAATAAAGCACTTTTCCGCGTATACCGGACTTTTTATCTATCCCGGTTACCGCTTCAGAAGAGTTAATGCACTGATCACTAATTTTCATCTCCCCAGATCTTCTCTGTTCATGCTTGTGTGCGCATTTGCCGGCGGAGATTTGATGGTAAAAGCATACAATCAGGCAATAGAAAATCAGTTCCGCTTTTACAGTTATGGGGACTGTATGTTGATAGTATAA